From the genome of Nicotiana sylvestris chromosome 2, ASM39365v2, whole genome shotgun sequence, one region includes:
- the LOC138882296 gene encoding secreted RxLR effector protein 161-like: protein MVLERFKYLDFKEAKTPIDLNHTLVKNKGQSKSQLEYARVLGSLMYIMNCTRPDIACAISKLSRYTSNPNQAHWIAMKRVLGYLKYTQDYEFITIIIPQLLRDIVMQIGSLETKSTSGYVFAIGGGAMSWKSSKQTCISCSTMDSEFIALDKAGEEAEWLRNFLEDIHFWPKHLALQSSNNRKGWERYA, encoded by the coding sequence ATGGTTCTTGAAAGGTTCAAATATTTGGACTTTAAAGAAGCAAAAACGCCAATTGATTTAAACCATACTCTTGTAAAGAATAAAGGTCAAAGCAAATCTCAGTTGGAATATGCTCGAGTGTTGGGAAGTTTGATGTACattatgaattgtacacgacctgatatagcttgtgcaataagcAAGCTTAGTCGATACACAAGTAATCCCAACCAAGCTCATTGGAtagcaatgaaacgagttttgggatatttgaaATATACTCAAGACTATGAATTCATTACAATAATTATCCCGCAGTTATTgagggatatagtgatgcaaattggatcattGGAAACAAAATCCACAAGTGGATACGTTTTTGCCATTGGTGGAGGAGCAATGTCTTGGAAGTCATCCAAACAGACATGCATCAGTTGCTCTACAATGGATTCTGAGTTTATAGCTTTAGAcaaggccggtgaagaagctgaatggctccggaatttcttagAAGACATTCATTTTTGGCCCAAACATTTGGCACTACAGTCAAGCAACAATAGGAAGGGTTGGGAGCGTTATGCATAA
- the LOC104211794 gene encoding uncharacterized protein, with protein MGVCGSKPKGCVGIKGRKFVHRKKHKISRSRNVSKSHSASHNLSKIEPSASADLSYNNPAFQGNAESWFDPEMVIESDCDDDFHSVQDVFSQNGSFSNGVSPRFSDFVYHNGNATSDLLAKHEQPFGCEEPNVVKEDVAKRNSSADSQFKSNNPQNEMGGPSPIDKTPRSMDRVGARVETGFFHNCGSQNPCLPCLACVASSDEKKKSLNPSSPRTRRKSSLTQMLSFKWRETTSSSALLSPKAVLQRPIAGSQIPCSPLERKMSDCWSSVEPNTFKVRGKNYFRDKKKEFAPNCAAFYPFGADVFLSARKIDHIARFVELPAIDSSSEVPAILVVNLQIPLYPPAIFQNEYDGEGMNIVLYFKLSDNYSKEMPVQFQENLQRLIHDEIEKIKSFPMDTNAPFRERLKFLGRVANMDDLQLSAAEKKLLNAYNEKPVLSRPQHEFYLGENYFEIDLDIHRFNYLARKGVESFKDRLKNCVLDFGLTIQGNKAEDLPENMLCCIRMKEIDYTKYHKLGF; from the exons ATGGGAGTATGTGGATCGAAACCTAAAGGGTGTGTAGGAATTAAGGGGCGGAAATTTGTTCATAGGAAGAAACATAAAATTAGCAGAAGTAGAAATGTGTCAAAATCCCATTCGGCTTCTCATAATCTCAGTAAGATTGAACCATCTGCTTCTGCAGATCTTTCATACAATAATCCTGCATTTCAAG GAAATGCAGAGTCTTGGTTTGACCCCGAGATGGTGATTGAATCTGACTGTGATGATGATTTTCATAGCGTTCAAGATG TCTTTTCACAAAATGGTTCTTTTTCGAATGGGGTTTCTCCAAGGTTTTCTGATTTTGTGTATCACAATGGAAATGCTACTTCTGACCTCCTGGCAAAACATGAACAACCGTTTGGATGTGAAGAACCAAATGTTGTCAAAGAGGATGTTGCGAAAAGAAACTCATCAGCAGATTCTCAATTTAAGTCCAACAATCCTCAAAATGAGATGGGTGGCCCAAGCCCTATTGATAAAACGCCCCGAAGCATGGATCGAGTTGGTGCTAGGGTTGAAACGGGATTTTTCCACAATTGTGGAAGTCAGAACCCATGCCTGCCTTGTCTTGCTTGCGTTGCCTCTTCAGATGAAAAGAAAAAGTCGCTAAACCCAAGCTCACCACGCACCCGTAGAAAATCATCCCTAACGCAGATGTTATCCTTTAAATGGAGAGAAACAACTTCAAGTTCAGCATTAT TATCGCCAAAAGCCGTTCTGCAAAGACCAATAGCTGGTTCTCAAATTCCTTGCAGCCCGTTGGAGAGGAAAATGTCCGACTGCTGGTCATCAGTTGAGCCAAATACTTTCAAGGTCCGTGGTAAAAATTACTTCAG GGATAAGAAGAAAGAGTTTGCTCCAAACTGTGCTGCATTTTATCCTTTTGGGGCTGATGTATTCTTGTCAGCAAGGAAAATTGATCATATTGCACGTTTTGTGGAACTTCCAGCCATCGATTCATCTAGTGAAGTTCCTGCTATTCTTGTTGTGAATCTTCAG ATACCGTTATACCCTCCAGCAATCTTCCAGAATGAATACGATGGAGAAGGGATGAATATCGTTCTCTACTTCAAACTTTCAGATAATTACTCAAAAGAAATGCCAGTCCAATTTCAAGAAAATCTCCAG AGATTAATACATGACGAAATAGAGAAGATCAAAAGTTTTCCCATGGACACAAATGCACCCTTCAGGGAAAGATTGAAATTCTTGGGCCGAGTTGCAAACATGGATGATCTTCAATTAAGTGCAGCCGAGAAGAAACTCTTGAATGCATACAATGAAAAGCCTGTGCTCTCACGTCCTCAACATGAATTTTATTTG GGAGAAAACTATTTTGAAATTGATTTAGACATTCACAGATTCAACTACCTCGCTAGAAAAGGAGTGGAATCGTTTAAAGACAGATTGAAAAACTGTGTCCTTGACTTCGGTCTGACAATTCAG GGAAACAAGGCAGAGGATTTGCCGGAAAATATGTTGTGTTGTATTAGAATGAAAGAGATTGACTACACCAAGTATCACAAACTTGGCTTTTAA